The Megalops cyprinoides isolate fMegCyp1 chromosome 10, fMegCyp1.pri, whole genome shotgun sequence genome window below encodes:
- the brd2b gene encoding bromodomain-containing protein 2b isoform X1 codes for METAINPHLDSSCLGGGVGVPAGMDQAASGPGKRIRKPSLLFEGFESPALPHAAPSGPPPPPQPPVKDPSRQGRLTNQLQFLQKAMNKALWRHHFAWPFHEPVDAVRLNLPDYHKIIKQPMDMGTIKKRLENNYYRSASECMQDFNTMFTNCYIYNKPTDDIVLMAQSLEKVFLQKVAQMPQEEIELPPPAPRGKPGKPAKGRKANVSGGITTAHQVPAVSQSVYSPPTPETPDSLLSTPPQTLLAKSLPSTNINAPTLLGLPPTQPTAKKKGVKRKADTTTPTTMAFPLTPGVRMGVGGGGDSPLTLSSLGVEPKPGLGLVRGGAGGAVLLQPLLPGKVAARRREGGRPIKPPRKDLPDSQQHQPSRRGKLSQQLRYCSGVLKELLSKKHAAYAWPFYKPVDASALGLHDYHDIIKHPMDLSTIKRKMDSREYRDSQQFAADVRLMFSNCYKYNPPDHDVVAMARKLQDVFEFRFAKMPDEPVEEAPPMSLGGGMGMSEVHSSSSSSSSSSSSESEPSSESESESESSPSSDSEEERAHRLAELQDQVCTQLRAVHEQLAALSQGPISKPKRRKEKKEKKKRRKPEKHKGGGRRVASDYGERPAKIPKTKSSRAAPTSTQGKKGAGKKSSKNNKSQKKSQSSAPAAPRFIPVAPSSLPPHYDSEEEEEGRPMSYDEKRQLSLDINKLPGEKLGRVVHIIQSREPSLRDSNPEEIEIDFETLKPSTLRELERYVMTCLRKKPRKPYVVKKAGSGKSREELALEKKRELERRLQDVSGQLNSAKKPQKTKVEKPSGVEPHAVVSRLSASSSSSDSSSSSSSSSSSDTSDSDSG; via the exons ATGGAGACGGCCATAAACCCGCACCTTGACAG CAGCTGTCTGGGCGGGGGCGTGGGTGTGCCAGCTGGGATGGACCAGGCCGCGTCCGGCCCAGGCAAGCGGATTCGCAAGCCATCACTGCTCTTCGAGGGGTTCGAGAGCCCGGCGCTGCCCCATGCTGCACCCTCGGGGCCTCCCCCGCCGCCCCAGCCTCCAGTGAAGGACCCCAGTCGGCAGGGGCGGCTGACTAACCAGCTGCAATTCTTGCAGAAGGCCATGAACAAGGCCCTGTGGCGCCACCACTTCGCCTGGCCCTTCCACGAGCCCGTGGACGCTGTCAGGCTCAACCTGCCA GATTATCATAAGATCATCAAGCAGCCAATGGACATGGGCACCATCAAGAAACGGCTGGAGAACAACTACTACCGCAGCGCCAGCGAGTGCATGCAGGACTTCAACACCATGTTCACCAACTGCTACATCTACAACAAG cccACAGATGACATCGTGCTGATGGCTCAGTCCCTGGAGAAGGTCTTTCTGCAGAAGGTGGCTCAGATGCCCCAGGAGGAGATCGAGTTGCCCCCACCTGCCCCGCGGGGAAAACCGGGCAAGCCGGCAAAAGGCCGTAAGGCAAATG TGTCAGGGGGTATAACAACCGCTCACCAAGTCCCAGCGGTGTCCCAATCGGTGtactcccctcccacccctgaGACGCCGGATTCGCTGctctccacccctccacagACCCTGCTGGCCAAGAGCCTACCCTCCACCAACATCAACGCCCCCACTCTGCTGGGGTTACCCCCAACACAGCCAACCGCCAAG AAAAAGGGGGTGAAGCGCAAGGCGGACACCACCACGCCCACCACCATGGCCTTCCCGCTGACCCCGGGCGTCCGGATGGGCGTGGGCGGCGGGGGCGACTCTCCGCTGACCCTCTCGTCCCTCGGGGTGGAGCCCAAGCCCGGGCTGGGCCTggtgaggggcggggcggggggcgcGGTCCTCCTGCAGCCCCTGCTGCCGGGGAAGGTGGCGGCGCGGCGGCGCGAGGGCGGCCGGCCCATCAAGCCGCCGCGGAAGGACCTGCCCGACTCGCAGCAGCACCAGCCGTCGCGGCGGGGCAAGCTGAGCCAGCAGCTGCGCTACTGCAGCGGCgtgctgaaggagctgctctCCAAGAAGCACGCCGCCTACGCCTGGCCCTTCTACAAGCCCGTGGACGCCTCCGCCCTGGGCCTGCACGACTACCACGACATCATCAAGCACCCCATGGACCTCAGCACCATCAAG AGGAAAATGGACAGTCGGGAGTACAGGGACTCACAGCAGTTTGCTGCTGACGTCAGGCTCATGTTCTCCAACTGCTACAAGTACAACCCGCCAGACCATGATGTGGTGGCCATGGCCCGCAAGCTGCAg GATGTGTTTGAGTTCCGCTTTGCCAAGATGCCGGATGAGCCTGTAGAGGAGGCCCCTCCCATGTCGTTGGGGGGTGGGATGGGCATGTCGGAGgtgcactcctcctcctcctcttcatcctcctcctcttcctcggaGAGCGAGCCCAgcagcgagagcgagagcgagtcGGAGAGCAGCCCCAGCTCGGACAGCGAGGAGGAGCGGGCGCACCGGCTGGCGGAGCTGCAGGACCAGGTGTGTACACAG CTGAGGGCAGTGCATGAGCAGCTAGCTGCCCTGTCTCAGGGCCCCATCTCCAAACccaagaggaggaaggagaagaaggagaagaagaagagacgGAAGCCGGAGAAACACAAGGGTGGTGGCCGTCGGGTGGCAAGCGACTACGGGGAGAGGCCGGCCAAGATCCCCAAGACCAAGTCCAGCCGGGCCGCCCCCACGTCCACGCAGGGCAAGAAAGGGGCTGGCAAGAAGAGCAGCAAGAACAACAA GTCCCAGAAGAAGTCGCAGTCGTCGGCGCCGGCAGCGCCGCGCTTCATCCCCGTGGcgccctcctccctgcccccgcACTACGactcggaggaggaggaggaggggcggcCCATGTCGTACGACGAGAAGCGGCAGCTGAGCCTGGACATCAACAAGCTGCCGGGCGAGAAGCTGGGCCGCGTGGTGCACATCATCCAGTCCCGCGAGCCCTCGCTGCGCGACTCCAACCCCGAGGAGATCGAGATCGACTTCGAGACGCTCAAGCCGTCCACGCTGCGCGAGCTGGAGCGCTACGTCATGACCTGCCTGCGGAAGAAGCCCCGCAAGCCGTACG tGGTGAAGAAGGCAGGCAGTGGGAAGTCCCGGGAGGAGCTGGCCctggagaagaagagagagctggagagaaggCTGCAGGACGTCAGTGGACAGCTCAACTCGGCCAAAAAACCTCAGAAGACcaagg TGGAGAAGCCCAGCGGAGTGGAACCCCACGCTGTTGTATCCCGCCTCAGcgccagcagctccagctcggactcttcctcctcctcctcttcttcatcatcCTCAGACACCAGCGACTCAGACTCTGGGTGA
- the brd2b gene encoding bromodomain-containing protein 2b isoform X3 → METAINPHLDSSCLGGGVGVPAGMDQAASGPGKRIRKPSLLFEGFESPALPHAAPSGPPPPPQPPVKDPSRQGRLTNQLQFLQKAMNKALWRHHFAWPFHEPVDAVRLNLPDYHKIIKQPMDMGTIKKRLENNYYRSASECMQDFNTMFTNCYIYNKPTDDIVLMAQSLEKVFLQKVAQMPQEEIELPPPAPRGKPGKPAKGRKANVSGGITTAHQVPAVSQSVYSPPTPETPDSLLSTPPQTLLAKSLPSTNINAPTLLGLPPTQPTAKKKGVKRKADTTTPTTMAFPLTPGVRMGVGGGGDSPLTLSSLGVEPKPGLGLVRGGAGGAVLLQPLLPGKVAARRREGGRPIKPPRKDLPDSQQHQPSRRGKLSQQLRYCSGVLKELLSKKHAAYAWPFYKPVDASALGLHDYHDIIKHPMDLSTIKRKMDSREYRDSQQFAADVRLMFSNCYKYNPPDHDVVAMARKLQDVFEFRFAKMPDEPVEEAPPMSLGGGMGMSEVHSSSSSSSSSSSSESEPSSESESESESSPSSDSEEERAHRLAELQDQLRAVHEQLAALSQGPISKPKRRKEKKEKKKRRKPEKHKGGGRRVASDYGERPAKIPKTKSSRAAPTSTQGKKGAGKKSSKNNKSQKKSQSSAPAAPRFIPVAPSSLPPHYDSEEEEEGRPMSYDEKRQLSLDINKLPGEKLGRVVHIIQSREPSLRDSNPEEIEIDFETLKPSTLRELERYVMTCLRKKPRKPYVVKKAGSGKSREELALEKKRELERRLQDVSGQLNSAKKPQKTKVEKPSGVEPHAVVSRLSASSSSSDSSSSSSSSSSSDTSDSDSG, encoded by the exons ATGGAGACGGCCATAAACCCGCACCTTGACAG CAGCTGTCTGGGCGGGGGCGTGGGTGTGCCAGCTGGGATGGACCAGGCCGCGTCCGGCCCAGGCAAGCGGATTCGCAAGCCATCACTGCTCTTCGAGGGGTTCGAGAGCCCGGCGCTGCCCCATGCTGCACCCTCGGGGCCTCCCCCGCCGCCCCAGCCTCCAGTGAAGGACCCCAGTCGGCAGGGGCGGCTGACTAACCAGCTGCAATTCTTGCAGAAGGCCATGAACAAGGCCCTGTGGCGCCACCACTTCGCCTGGCCCTTCCACGAGCCCGTGGACGCTGTCAGGCTCAACCTGCCA GATTATCATAAGATCATCAAGCAGCCAATGGACATGGGCACCATCAAGAAACGGCTGGAGAACAACTACTACCGCAGCGCCAGCGAGTGCATGCAGGACTTCAACACCATGTTCACCAACTGCTACATCTACAACAAG cccACAGATGACATCGTGCTGATGGCTCAGTCCCTGGAGAAGGTCTTTCTGCAGAAGGTGGCTCAGATGCCCCAGGAGGAGATCGAGTTGCCCCCACCTGCCCCGCGGGGAAAACCGGGCAAGCCGGCAAAAGGCCGTAAGGCAAATG TGTCAGGGGGTATAACAACCGCTCACCAAGTCCCAGCGGTGTCCCAATCGGTGtactcccctcccacccctgaGACGCCGGATTCGCTGctctccacccctccacagACCCTGCTGGCCAAGAGCCTACCCTCCACCAACATCAACGCCCCCACTCTGCTGGGGTTACCCCCAACACAGCCAACCGCCAAG AAAAAGGGGGTGAAGCGCAAGGCGGACACCACCACGCCCACCACCATGGCCTTCCCGCTGACCCCGGGCGTCCGGATGGGCGTGGGCGGCGGGGGCGACTCTCCGCTGACCCTCTCGTCCCTCGGGGTGGAGCCCAAGCCCGGGCTGGGCCTggtgaggggcggggcggggggcgcGGTCCTCCTGCAGCCCCTGCTGCCGGGGAAGGTGGCGGCGCGGCGGCGCGAGGGCGGCCGGCCCATCAAGCCGCCGCGGAAGGACCTGCCCGACTCGCAGCAGCACCAGCCGTCGCGGCGGGGCAAGCTGAGCCAGCAGCTGCGCTACTGCAGCGGCgtgctgaaggagctgctctCCAAGAAGCACGCCGCCTACGCCTGGCCCTTCTACAAGCCCGTGGACGCCTCCGCCCTGGGCCTGCACGACTACCACGACATCATCAAGCACCCCATGGACCTCAGCACCATCAAG AGGAAAATGGACAGTCGGGAGTACAGGGACTCACAGCAGTTTGCTGCTGACGTCAGGCTCATGTTCTCCAACTGCTACAAGTACAACCCGCCAGACCATGATGTGGTGGCCATGGCCCGCAAGCTGCAg GATGTGTTTGAGTTCCGCTTTGCCAAGATGCCGGATGAGCCTGTAGAGGAGGCCCCTCCCATGTCGTTGGGGGGTGGGATGGGCATGTCGGAGgtgcactcctcctcctcctcttcatcctcctcctcttcctcggaGAGCGAGCCCAgcagcgagagcgagagcgagtcGGAGAGCAGCCCCAGCTCGGACAGCGAGGAGGAGCGGGCGCACCGGCTGGCGGAGCTGCAGGACCAG CTGAGGGCAGTGCATGAGCAGCTAGCTGCCCTGTCTCAGGGCCCCATCTCCAAACccaagaggaggaaggagaagaaggagaagaagaagagacgGAAGCCGGAGAAACACAAGGGTGGTGGCCGTCGGGTGGCAAGCGACTACGGGGAGAGGCCGGCCAAGATCCCCAAGACCAAGTCCAGCCGGGCCGCCCCCACGTCCACGCAGGGCAAGAAAGGGGCTGGCAAGAAGAGCAGCAAGAACAACAA GTCCCAGAAGAAGTCGCAGTCGTCGGCGCCGGCAGCGCCGCGCTTCATCCCCGTGGcgccctcctccctgcccccgcACTACGactcggaggaggaggaggaggggcggcCCATGTCGTACGACGAGAAGCGGCAGCTGAGCCTGGACATCAACAAGCTGCCGGGCGAGAAGCTGGGCCGCGTGGTGCACATCATCCAGTCCCGCGAGCCCTCGCTGCGCGACTCCAACCCCGAGGAGATCGAGATCGACTTCGAGACGCTCAAGCCGTCCACGCTGCGCGAGCTGGAGCGCTACGTCATGACCTGCCTGCGGAAGAAGCCCCGCAAGCCGTACG tGGTGAAGAAGGCAGGCAGTGGGAAGTCCCGGGAGGAGCTGGCCctggagaagaagagagagctggagagaaggCTGCAGGACGTCAGTGGACAGCTCAACTCGGCCAAAAAACCTCAGAAGACcaagg TGGAGAAGCCCAGCGGAGTGGAACCCCACGCTGTTGTATCCCGCCTCAGcgccagcagctccagctcggactcttcctcctcctcctcttcttcatcatcCTCAGACACCAGCGACTCAGACTCTGGGTGA
- the brd2b gene encoding bromodomain-containing protein 2b isoform X2, whose protein sequence is METAINPHLDSCLGGGVGVPAGMDQAASGPGKRIRKPSLLFEGFESPALPHAAPSGPPPPPQPPVKDPSRQGRLTNQLQFLQKAMNKALWRHHFAWPFHEPVDAVRLNLPDYHKIIKQPMDMGTIKKRLENNYYRSASECMQDFNTMFTNCYIYNKPTDDIVLMAQSLEKVFLQKVAQMPQEEIELPPPAPRGKPGKPAKGRKANVSGGITTAHQVPAVSQSVYSPPTPETPDSLLSTPPQTLLAKSLPSTNINAPTLLGLPPTQPTAKKKGVKRKADTTTPTTMAFPLTPGVRMGVGGGGDSPLTLSSLGVEPKPGLGLVRGGAGGAVLLQPLLPGKVAARRREGGRPIKPPRKDLPDSQQHQPSRRGKLSQQLRYCSGVLKELLSKKHAAYAWPFYKPVDASALGLHDYHDIIKHPMDLSTIKRKMDSREYRDSQQFAADVRLMFSNCYKYNPPDHDVVAMARKLQDVFEFRFAKMPDEPVEEAPPMSLGGGMGMSEVHSSSSSSSSSSSSESEPSSESESESESSPSSDSEEERAHRLAELQDQVCTQLRAVHEQLAALSQGPISKPKRRKEKKEKKKRRKPEKHKGGGRRVASDYGERPAKIPKTKSSRAAPTSTQGKKGAGKKSSKNNKSQKKSQSSAPAAPRFIPVAPSSLPPHYDSEEEEEGRPMSYDEKRQLSLDINKLPGEKLGRVVHIIQSREPSLRDSNPEEIEIDFETLKPSTLRELERYVMTCLRKKPRKPYVVKKAGSGKSREELALEKKRELERRLQDVSGQLNSAKKPQKTKVEKPSGVEPHAVVSRLSASSSSSDSSSSSSSSSSSDTSDSDSG, encoded by the exons ATGGAGACGGCCATAAACCCGCACCTTGACAG CTGTCTGGGCGGGGGCGTGGGTGTGCCAGCTGGGATGGACCAGGCCGCGTCCGGCCCAGGCAAGCGGATTCGCAAGCCATCACTGCTCTTCGAGGGGTTCGAGAGCCCGGCGCTGCCCCATGCTGCACCCTCGGGGCCTCCCCCGCCGCCCCAGCCTCCAGTGAAGGACCCCAGTCGGCAGGGGCGGCTGACTAACCAGCTGCAATTCTTGCAGAAGGCCATGAACAAGGCCCTGTGGCGCCACCACTTCGCCTGGCCCTTCCACGAGCCCGTGGACGCTGTCAGGCTCAACCTGCCA GATTATCATAAGATCATCAAGCAGCCAATGGACATGGGCACCATCAAGAAACGGCTGGAGAACAACTACTACCGCAGCGCCAGCGAGTGCATGCAGGACTTCAACACCATGTTCACCAACTGCTACATCTACAACAAG cccACAGATGACATCGTGCTGATGGCTCAGTCCCTGGAGAAGGTCTTTCTGCAGAAGGTGGCTCAGATGCCCCAGGAGGAGATCGAGTTGCCCCCACCTGCCCCGCGGGGAAAACCGGGCAAGCCGGCAAAAGGCCGTAAGGCAAATG TGTCAGGGGGTATAACAACCGCTCACCAAGTCCCAGCGGTGTCCCAATCGGTGtactcccctcccacccctgaGACGCCGGATTCGCTGctctccacccctccacagACCCTGCTGGCCAAGAGCCTACCCTCCACCAACATCAACGCCCCCACTCTGCTGGGGTTACCCCCAACACAGCCAACCGCCAAG AAAAAGGGGGTGAAGCGCAAGGCGGACACCACCACGCCCACCACCATGGCCTTCCCGCTGACCCCGGGCGTCCGGATGGGCGTGGGCGGCGGGGGCGACTCTCCGCTGACCCTCTCGTCCCTCGGGGTGGAGCCCAAGCCCGGGCTGGGCCTggtgaggggcggggcggggggcgcGGTCCTCCTGCAGCCCCTGCTGCCGGGGAAGGTGGCGGCGCGGCGGCGCGAGGGCGGCCGGCCCATCAAGCCGCCGCGGAAGGACCTGCCCGACTCGCAGCAGCACCAGCCGTCGCGGCGGGGCAAGCTGAGCCAGCAGCTGCGCTACTGCAGCGGCgtgctgaaggagctgctctCCAAGAAGCACGCCGCCTACGCCTGGCCCTTCTACAAGCCCGTGGACGCCTCCGCCCTGGGCCTGCACGACTACCACGACATCATCAAGCACCCCATGGACCTCAGCACCATCAAG AGGAAAATGGACAGTCGGGAGTACAGGGACTCACAGCAGTTTGCTGCTGACGTCAGGCTCATGTTCTCCAACTGCTACAAGTACAACCCGCCAGACCATGATGTGGTGGCCATGGCCCGCAAGCTGCAg GATGTGTTTGAGTTCCGCTTTGCCAAGATGCCGGATGAGCCTGTAGAGGAGGCCCCTCCCATGTCGTTGGGGGGTGGGATGGGCATGTCGGAGgtgcactcctcctcctcctcttcatcctcctcctcttcctcggaGAGCGAGCCCAgcagcgagagcgagagcgagtcGGAGAGCAGCCCCAGCTCGGACAGCGAGGAGGAGCGGGCGCACCGGCTGGCGGAGCTGCAGGACCAGGTGTGTACACAG CTGAGGGCAGTGCATGAGCAGCTAGCTGCCCTGTCTCAGGGCCCCATCTCCAAACccaagaggaggaaggagaagaaggagaagaagaagagacgGAAGCCGGAGAAACACAAGGGTGGTGGCCGTCGGGTGGCAAGCGACTACGGGGAGAGGCCGGCCAAGATCCCCAAGACCAAGTCCAGCCGGGCCGCCCCCACGTCCACGCAGGGCAAGAAAGGGGCTGGCAAGAAGAGCAGCAAGAACAACAA GTCCCAGAAGAAGTCGCAGTCGTCGGCGCCGGCAGCGCCGCGCTTCATCCCCGTGGcgccctcctccctgcccccgcACTACGactcggaggaggaggaggaggggcggcCCATGTCGTACGACGAGAAGCGGCAGCTGAGCCTGGACATCAACAAGCTGCCGGGCGAGAAGCTGGGCCGCGTGGTGCACATCATCCAGTCCCGCGAGCCCTCGCTGCGCGACTCCAACCCCGAGGAGATCGAGATCGACTTCGAGACGCTCAAGCCGTCCACGCTGCGCGAGCTGGAGCGCTACGTCATGACCTGCCTGCGGAAGAAGCCCCGCAAGCCGTACG tGGTGAAGAAGGCAGGCAGTGGGAAGTCCCGGGAGGAGCTGGCCctggagaagaagagagagctggagagaaggCTGCAGGACGTCAGTGGACAGCTCAACTCGGCCAAAAAACCTCAGAAGACcaagg TGGAGAAGCCCAGCGGAGTGGAACCCCACGCTGTTGTATCCCGCCTCAGcgccagcagctccagctcggactcttcctcctcctcctcttcttcatcatcCTCAGACACCAGCGACTCAGACTCTGGGTGA
- the brd2b gene encoding bromodomain-containing protein 2b isoform X4 has product MDQAASGPGKRIRKPSLLFEGFESPALPHAAPSGPPPPPQPPVKDPSRQGRLTNQLQFLQKAMNKALWRHHFAWPFHEPVDAVRLNLPDYHKIIKQPMDMGTIKKRLENNYYRSASECMQDFNTMFTNCYIYNKPTDDIVLMAQSLEKVFLQKVAQMPQEEIELPPPAPRGKPGKPAKGRKANVSGGITTAHQVPAVSQSVYSPPTPETPDSLLSTPPQTLLAKSLPSTNINAPTLLGLPPTQPTAKKKGVKRKADTTTPTTMAFPLTPGVRMGVGGGGDSPLTLSSLGVEPKPGLGLVRGGAGGAVLLQPLLPGKVAARRREGGRPIKPPRKDLPDSQQHQPSRRGKLSQQLRYCSGVLKELLSKKHAAYAWPFYKPVDASALGLHDYHDIIKHPMDLSTIKRKMDSREYRDSQQFAADVRLMFSNCYKYNPPDHDVVAMARKLQDVFEFRFAKMPDEPVEEAPPMSLGGGMGMSEVHSSSSSSSSSSSSESEPSSESESESESSPSSDSEEERAHRLAELQDQVCTQLRAVHEQLAALSQGPISKPKRRKEKKEKKKRRKPEKHKGGGRRVASDYGERPAKIPKTKSSRAAPTSTQGKKGAGKKSSKNNKSQKKSQSSAPAAPRFIPVAPSSLPPHYDSEEEEEGRPMSYDEKRQLSLDINKLPGEKLGRVVHIIQSREPSLRDSNPEEIEIDFETLKPSTLRELERYVMTCLRKKPRKPYVVKKAGSGKSREELALEKKRELERRLQDVSGQLNSAKKPQKTKVEKPSGVEPHAVVSRLSASSSSSDSSSSSSSSSSSDTSDSDSG; this is encoded by the exons ATGGACCAGGCCGCGTCCGGCCCAGGCAAGCGGATTCGCAAGCCATCACTGCTCTTCGAGGGGTTCGAGAGCCCGGCGCTGCCCCATGCTGCACCCTCGGGGCCTCCCCCGCCGCCCCAGCCTCCAGTGAAGGACCCCAGTCGGCAGGGGCGGCTGACTAACCAGCTGCAATTCTTGCAGAAGGCCATGAACAAGGCCCTGTGGCGCCACCACTTCGCCTGGCCCTTCCACGAGCCCGTGGACGCTGTCAGGCTCAACCTGCCA GATTATCATAAGATCATCAAGCAGCCAATGGACATGGGCACCATCAAGAAACGGCTGGAGAACAACTACTACCGCAGCGCCAGCGAGTGCATGCAGGACTTCAACACCATGTTCACCAACTGCTACATCTACAACAAG cccACAGATGACATCGTGCTGATGGCTCAGTCCCTGGAGAAGGTCTTTCTGCAGAAGGTGGCTCAGATGCCCCAGGAGGAGATCGAGTTGCCCCCACCTGCCCCGCGGGGAAAACCGGGCAAGCCGGCAAAAGGCCGTAAGGCAAATG TGTCAGGGGGTATAACAACCGCTCACCAAGTCCCAGCGGTGTCCCAATCGGTGtactcccctcccacccctgaGACGCCGGATTCGCTGctctccacccctccacagACCCTGCTGGCCAAGAGCCTACCCTCCACCAACATCAACGCCCCCACTCTGCTGGGGTTACCCCCAACACAGCCAACCGCCAAG AAAAAGGGGGTGAAGCGCAAGGCGGACACCACCACGCCCACCACCATGGCCTTCCCGCTGACCCCGGGCGTCCGGATGGGCGTGGGCGGCGGGGGCGACTCTCCGCTGACCCTCTCGTCCCTCGGGGTGGAGCCCAAGCCCGGGCTGGGCCTggtgaggggcggggcggggggcgcGGTCCTCCTGCAGCCCCTGCTGCCGGGGAAGGTGGCGGCGCGGCGGCGCGAGGGCGGCCGGCCCATCAAGCCGCCGCGGAAGGACCTGCCCGACTCGCAGCAGCACCAGCCGTCGCGGCGGGGCAAGCTGAGCCAGCAGCTGCGCTACTGCAGCGGCgtgctgaaggagctgctctCCAAGAAGCACGCCGCCTACGCCTGGCCCTTCTACAAGCCCGTGGACGCCTCCGCCCTGGGCCTGCACGACTACCACGACATCATCAAGCACCCCATGGACCTCAGCACCATCAAG AGGAAAATGGACAGTCGGGAGTACAGGGACTCACAGCAGTTTGCTGCTGACGTCAGGCTCATGTTCTCCAACTGCTACAAGTACAACCCGCCAGACCATGATGTGGTGGCCATGGCCCGCAAGCTGCAg GATGTGTTTGAGTTCCGCTTTGCCAAGATGCCGGATGAGCCTGTAGAGGAGGCCCCTCCCATGTCGTTGGGGGGTGGGATGGGCATGTCGGAGgtgcactcctcctcctcctcttcatcctcctcctcttcctcggaGAGCGAGCCCAgcagcgagagcgagagcgagtcGGAGAGCAGCCCCAGCTCGGACAGCGAGGAGGAGCGGGCGCACCGGCTGGCGGAGCTGCAGGACCAGGTGTGTACACAG CTGAGGGCAGTGCATGAGCAGCTAGCTGCCCTGTCTCAGGGCCCCATCTCCAAACccaagaggaggaaggagaagaaggagaagaagaagagacgGAAGCCGGAGAAACACAAGGGTGGTGGCCGTCGGGTGGCAAGCGACTACGGGGAGAGGCCGGCCAAGATCCCCAAGACCAAGTCCAGCCGGGCCGCCCCCACGTCCACGCAGGGCAAGAAAGGGGCTGGCAAGAAGAGCAGCAAGAACAACAA GTCCCAGAAGAAGTCGCAGTCGTCGGCGCCGGCAGCGCCGCGCTTCATCCCCGTGGcgccctcctccctgcccccgcACTACGactcggaggaggaggaggaggggcggcCCATGTCGTACGACGAGAAGCGGCAGCTGAGCCTGGACATCAACAAGCTGCCGGGCGAGAAGCTGGGCCGCGTGGTGCACATCATCCAGTCCCGCGAGCCCTCGCTGCGCGACTCCAACCCCGAGGAGATCGAGATCGACTTCGAGACGCTCAAGCCGTCCACGCTGCGCGAGCTGGAGCGCTACGTCATGACCTGCCTGCGGAAGAAGCCCCGCAAGCCGTACG tGGTGAAGAAGGCAGGCAGTGGGAAGTCCCGGGAGGAGCTGGCCctggagaagaagagagagctggagagaaggCTGCAGGACGTCAGTGGACAGCTCAACTCGGCCAAAAAACCTCAGAAGACcaagg TGGAGAAGCCCAGCGGAGTGGAACCCCACGCTGTTGTATCCCGCCTCAGcgccagcagctccagctcggactcttcctcctcctcctcttcttcatcatcCTCAGACACCAGCGACTCAGACTCTGGGTGA